From a region of the Eublepharis macularius isolate TG4126 chromosome 7, MPM_Emac_v1.0, whole genome shotgun sequence genome:
- the RNF182 gene encoding E3 ubiquitin-protein ligase RNF182 produces MTSLLPEDTVESQGSDELECKICYNRYNLRQRKPKVLECCHRVCAKCLCKIIDFGDSPQGVIVCPFCRFETCLPDDEVSSLPDDNNILVNLAYGGKGKKCLPDNPTELLLTPKRLASLVSPSHTSSNCLVITIMEVQRESPPTLNSTPVVEFYRPTSFDSVASVPQNWTVWNCTSLLFQTSIRVLVWLLGLLYFSSLPLGIYLLVSKKVTLGVVFVSLVPSSLVILMVYGFCQCICHEFLDCMSS; encoded by the coding sequence ATGACCAGTCTACTGCCAGAGGACACAGTAGAGTCCCAAGGCTCAGATGAGCTTGAATGCAAGATCTGTTACAACCGCTATAACCTGAGACAGAGGAAACCTAAAGTCCTTGAGTGCTGCCACAGAGTATGTGCCAAATGCCTTTGCAAGATCATAGACTTTGGGGACTCCCCTCAGGGAGTCATAGTTTGCCCTTTTTGTAGATTTGAGACATGCCTGCCTGACGATGAGGTCAGTAGCCTTCCTGATGACAACAACATTCTTGTGAATCTGGCAtatgggggaaaggggaagaagtGCCTACCAGACAATCCTACAGAACTCTTACTGACTCCCAAAAGGCTGGCCTCTCTTGTTAGCCCTTCTCACACTTCCTCCAACTGTCTGGTTATAACCATTATGGAAGTACAGAGAGAGAGTCCACCAACCTTGAACTCAACCCCTGTGGTGGAATTCTATCGGCCCACAAGCTTTGACTCTGTTGCATCTGTACCCCAAAACTGGACCGTATGGAACTGTACATCCTTGCTCTTCCAGACTTCAATTCGAGTCCTAGTTTGGTTGCTAGGTTTGCTATATTTTAGTTCCTTGCCTTTAGGGATCTACTTACTGGTATCAAAGAAAGTCACCCTTGGGGTAGTCTTTGTCAGCCTTGTTCCCTCGAGTCTTGTTATTCTCATGGTTTATGGCTTTTGCCAGTGTATATGCCACGAGTTTCTGGATTGTATGTCTTCTTAA